agcgatactagactaaagctgtactcaggagaactaatgagctctatgggcacctttgagaccgaatgtgttattcggggacgcaaacacaagctggagttcgagattgtgaaaaccagtcaaaatcctctcctctcaggctctacatgcgaacgcctgggactgatgcagttcactgtaccaaatgacctgcacattgtggatcatgtccagcatggacccctgtccaaagaacaactactcagcagatatgacgatgtattcaacatgcccgttgaatcagtgcctggggaggtacactttgaagtggatgagagcattactccagtccagtgtgctcctcgcaatgtgcccattgcaatgaaagtggctgtgaaggcccagctggacaagtatgaggccgatggccacatgacatctgtgactgaaccaactgactggatcagcaatatggtcatagtgaaaaaaccagagaagctgagggtctgcatcgacccaaagcatctgaaccaagcactgaaacgatcccacttctgacaccatgtttctgtatgatatgttggattaaggaataaagacagacaccaatgttcagttcaatagccttgttaagccttgtacaaatccctacgcctggagtctggggaacagtccaactagtcgattacctatcaactagactccgtaacagtAGCCtgaacactacagtaaatacaggtagaaCAGGTATCCCCTTCAGGGGGTATAGCtcactgttgttgctgctgttatGTCAATCTGTGCTTCAGAactatgtacatgtacagtgctGTGTTACTATAGAGGTGCTGTTCTTACCTGTTATGGTGGCGACAAGTACTAATATGGTAACGACAACACCAGCAACAACACCACCAACACTAACTTCAGAAGGCTCTGAAATGAAAACACATTTTGTATTGATACTTTGACAGGAGTTGATCAGGTATTCAACGTAGTGCAGCATTCAAAATGTCCTACAACACTAGCAGTGTTACTGACATATCAATACATATTACTGTAGCATACTTATGAGTGCCCACTCACCTGGGCCAAACACCTGTCCAACTGGCTCGCTGACTTCCCCTTCCCCAGCAGAGTTCTTCATCTTGCATAAGTACTTGGAACCGCTGTTTGAATTGCCAGTGTCGCTCTTAGAGACAGTATGATGTTTTCCAATGACCTCCCACGCCCCCTCTCCAACTTTCCAGTTGTAGGTGACGGGTTCAGCATCAGTGGTGTTGCCCTCACAGGTCAGAGTGCAGGAAGTTTTGTTGGCGTTACAGGAAGAAGTGATTGTGGGTTTGGGGACTGCCTCTGTAaatccaggagagagagacaaagcagGGAAAAATGCTTGTGAGGCAATGCATAATCTGCTATTTAATACagaggcacacagacagacagaaagaaaaaaTTACTTATAACATAATGTATATATCCTCTCAAGCACATTGCAATTGAACTCCACAGAATAAACCCCACTGTCTGTTTTCAACATAGCCCATCATTCAAAATGTCCTACAACATTAGCAGTGTTACTGACATATCAATACATAAGACCGTAGCATACTTATGAGTGTCCACTCACCTGGGCCAAACACCTGTCCAACTGGCTCGCTGACTTCCCCTTCCCCAGCAGAGTTCTTCATCTTGCATAAGTACTTGGAACCGCTGTTTGAATTGCCAGTGTCGCTCTTAGAGACAGTAAGATGTTTTCCAATGACCTCCCACGCCCCCTCTCCAACTTTCCAGCTGTAGGTGACGGGTTCAGCACCAGTGGTGTCACCTTCACAGGTCAGAGTGCAGGAGGATTTGTTGGCGTTACAGGAAGAAGTGATTGTGGGTTTGGGGACTGCCTCTGTAaatccaggagagagagacaaagcagGGAAAAATGCTTGTGAGGCAATGCATAATCTGCTATTTAATATAGAGGCACAcagacaaagagaaagaaaaaattACTTATAACATAATGTATATATCCTCTCAAGCACTTTGCAATTGAACTCCACAGAATAAACCCCACTGTCTGTTTTCAACATAGCCCATCATTCAAAATGTCCCACAACATTAGCAGTGTTACTGACATATCAATACATAAGACCGTAGCATACTTATGAGTGTCCACTCACCTGGGCCAAACACCTGTCCAACTGGCTCGCTGACTTCCCCTTCCCCAGCAGAGTTCTTCATCTTGCATAAGTACTTGGAACCGCTGTTTGAATTGCCAGTGTCGCTCTTAGAGACAGTATGATGTTTGTCTAAGACCTCCCACGCCCCCTCTCCCACTTTCCAGTTGTAGGTGACGGGTTCAGCATCAGTGGTGTCACCTTCACAGGTCAGAGTGCAGGAGGTTTTGTTGGTGTTACAGGAAGAAGTGATTGTGGGTTTGGGGACTTCCTCTGTAAATAGAGGAAAGAAACAGGAATAATTTGGGGAAATGTTTGTGAGGCACTGAATAACCTGCTGTTTCTacacgaccacacacacacatacacacatgtatagatacacacacacacacacacacacacacacacacacacacacacacacacaagagagagagagagaaacacttaCTGATAACAGATAGTTTATATGTCTTGTCAAGCAGTTTGCCATTGAACTCCACAGAATAAACTCCACTGTCTGTTTTCGTCAATCCTCTGATTCTCAGCTCTCCAGTAGCCTGGTTCAGGGTTGTGCGCTCTTTGAAGGCAGCATAGATTTCCAGACCACCAAAATCCTTGTCCCACTCTGCCACCTTGTTCTTCCCATGCTTCCATAGGATGCTTGTGATGGGGCCAGGCACTGTGGACTTGTCTGGTTTCAACAAGACCTCCCCTCCCACTTTATGATAAAGATCATCTGGAAAAGCAGACATTTCATACATGTAAAAGAGTATCAATGTATCCAGGGTAACACATTATGGTTAGGGTATAAATATGTAGTCTTAACCCTATTGGCATTGAAATAGACATTATTATCAACCTTTACTTTTTATGTCTAGAATTCTGCTTGCTGGGAGTATCAAGGCCTATGTAGTCTGCCCACTTCACCAGTATTTTCCCCCTCACCATCGCCACTTGAGTGGAAACTGATCTAGACTACACCACAGATGAAAATCTTTGTCTACACCCTGCCTCAGAGGCTGTCCACTATTATATCaccagctaggtttccatccagtttgcgacagatttcatgcaaatattctaacatctgcataaaacaatatgcacattttcccagtAGAGATATTTTTTCCATCAAACAGACTTTGTGCCTAATGACGTAGTCCACATAAAAATTACTTTTgccgttaaattcccatgtaccgaaggaaaaatacaagttaaatgggtttccattttACACTCCACTGATGGTTTGTCTTCTTCTTCTCATTTGTTCCCGTTGGCAACGACAGGATGTGGTCTATCTTAGTTATAAATATCTCTGGTACTACTCTTTGGCGCCTCCTTCTTCTTCTATGAGTTTTAACGGCGGtgggcatccaataaatgttgcattaccgccaccaactagacagcagtacaactcccttatactttgtttgaaaaaataaagaaataaagaaataccctaccatctaacactacactcacaaacaaatataaaaataacaccaccctactccactatttcaATCTATTTAGTACTAACTCAGGCCAACAACCTGAAAgcatgggacaccaccacttaacacaccctgtaacgcttctgatgtcaagtctcgcacacccaaatacctttctgcagctgccaccacaacctcaattttctgcgacttatgttccatccctgcagtacagttgataaccattgctataaatgctcaAAATCCAatcttattaaaacatatatcacttgttggtttatccctctgtactggtacagatcactactcacaccactcctctcactatccctcccccttgacccatcttcctctactttcttcactgcctcagcatatgacaacttctgcactactctaaccctggaaacctcaacctgcctctctcgcatgggacatttctgatccccagccccatgggcaaccctacaattaacacataccactactttccccaatgctacacattcctttgtctcatgcccttctgcacacttctcatacctaggaacctccctcctacacactgctgccacatgcccataagcttgacacctgtaacaacgtaatgtatttgGCACAAAAGCTTGTACaagataacttatatatcctaacatcactttgtcgggcaaagactcaacatcaaaactcaaaagaacagacaatgactctgtttcaccactcatgccaccctgtctgcgtcgcaccaaacgacaagCATCACAAACactgggaatcttccccttcagttggtcaacttttacatttactgctaccccagtaatcactcctttcaatggtgcccttttATTGAGcacaaaacaattcacatctcttgcccccatTAGTTTAACATGGAGTGCCTGCttcctctgaccagcagaaacacaaacaattatcaccagaccacttctggttaccctcaccgattccacagcacctaactctgttttcacccaccctgaaaccacaaatggatcagccaaaaggcaagggtccactttttccagaaatgtcactcctactgtcacagactcatctttatcctgaccctcggtgcaagcctcgggctcagagaacttcaccacacctaccacttccgatacttcgccctcattcacttccatttctcctacTGTCTTCAACTCACTCTAATACTTTCTACCATTCCcctttaacaaaccatctcccttcTATTCACCATTTTTAACcgactcaagctcaccctcttcctcctccctctctctcttagacctcctctgcctctctttttccctccattcctcctccgtattccaagtataaatctccttatgataatactgcacttctcttgacatacatcttgttcttgccttgTAAAGGAATGCCATTTAACCGGCTGTCACAATCTCCATTCAATCAGCACGAACCCTCCTTGATGGTTTGTCATAAACactgttgcgttatatagcaaaATGTTTGCCCACTCTGGTCTTCGCACATAAGCTCCAGCCAAAAACTGTGGGGGTAAACTATCTACATTATGACATCATTATGGATAACagcgatattatttgtatttgtcaaacggcagcaaagcatcgatcatcatgtcaccagaataagaccctcaatatttatttgAAAGTAGCAttaagctcatcaccttgcactttcaccaccctgtgaagttcatcataacttatttaatctgtagcctaatgaactgcagtcgtagtgggaggacgacacaacatgtcatcgcgtgactccatgtttacttcgatatgatggttattatatccaggggtgcacataactggtacgcaggtacgcaagcgcaacaaaaatcaggaatgtgtaatgccacttgtgttactacgcgcctttgcgtacttgaccgatcttctcatctaaccttacacatgacatgttgcttgtcaactactgtcagggatgtccaaaaagcaacagacattaagcagcttctttggcgtttcgccacctacaaagaaacgccaactggagccagagccgaagaaaatacttttttcggaaaagtggctccaagatgtgcagtggcttgaagctaacgatgagcgcactgaaatgtggtgcaagatttgccgctcaaaacaggtgcattttataaaggctcaaagaatttcaaccatcctttatttgacaaacatgaaaagagcaaggagcacacgaatgtggcgcaagccattgctaaacaAGCTAGCCGAGAagaaatgtccagtcgcccacttgccagatggcgagacaagctgaatgaagaacagcggcaagctctgtttaatatttttctcctcgccttccataaagctaaacacgcacgtcccatgtcttcctattctgaggatgttcctttactgaagcggctaggagtaaatatatatacatatcattcacgtgaagggggcacacggatcatgcagagcatcgctcacaccatcagcgggaagttacgagccaagttgcagtctgctgaattttgggggctgctttttgatggatctgaggacatcacaaaaactgagcaggaaatcgtTAACATTGTGTcagtgtccagcaacggagagtttacttcggactttattggactgattgaattgggtgctgaccgaaccgcacaggccataacagacggacttgtgagacttttcaggacacaggcttggatgactggacaacaaagttggtcgctgtgtgcacagacggggctgctgtcaacgtaggtatctacaacggcgttgtgccaaaaATCCGGAAACTtgctgcggttggagactcccttgtgcacattctgtgcaccgcacacacactggagaattgcgcgaaatcagctgatcgcaacgttccttactgtgagacatttaatcgctctgtggtcaagctgctgcagtgttatttacaaaaaggtggagcaaaaaaaactgctgcactgaataagctatgtgaagaaaatgggatctcctttgtgacgctgggtaagtttcataatatcagatggtctgcatggaggcatgaaatactgttaaaaatatcaagactattgccagccattaaaatgcaactggttatgagtgataacagtgacttgcagcatatctgcacagagcgttttcagtgctttctgtcaaacatgcttgacatttgcaacattttgaacaccacatccattaggtttcagaaggaaaagctgaccattggagaatgtaaggatgaactcatggtggccattggacagttcacacttctgcttgatggtgaaagccacagggcacacactgtttccaatgctgatgctgacagagacaatactcagggggttaattgaagagtttgaaatcagatatgactccctcaagtcattcttagtatttgatccttcaacatggcctcaggaaatgcaagacctccacagttttggaaacacaacagtttgcagcattctcaagaaatatgaggccaccttgcaacttgacaaagataccactgtgacagaatggatgcgcttaaagcaggcaggaaaacgcctgggagcctcttctgtgtatgacttggtccaaatagtaaatacaagtaacccagatgcttactccaacatcaacaaggtggttaagctgtctcttacactgcctttaagcagtgcagcttgtgagaggggattctcacatctcaacataataaaaaccaagtacagatctcgtctctcagccctgatgcacattcacctgtcaaagcagaccacagagacatttgacccaaagcctgctgttgacctgtggatggagacagctaatcggaggctcaacgaaggacagggaggtgcatctgcagcatcttcatcatctaccatgcaggaagctgaagcagaggacagtggtggcggcactgaggacagtgaggaagactgcacttattaagaccacgctacatatggggtgagtaccagacaccatctgctggtactcacctgagtaactcactgaaaaagttatgtgcacccctgattatatcaatatttgcgcataaaagcatttccaccaccatttctcgcataataaaTGTTacaaacacaaaaagatcccaccttgtctagagtattttgttttgtcgacatttggaaagtttaccccAAACAAAGtatgtttccatcaggcctgtcattatATACTTTACTGCATAAAAAGGTTAGATGGAAACTTGGTTAGGAGCTAGGTTTCCagccaattggcgacagattttcaagtgaatattctaaaatccacatAAAGAAAATGTGCGCATTTTCCAACCAGTGGTGAGTTTCCACCAacagacttgttgcagataaaaatcagtgcgtcatgatgtagtgcacacaaaatgtactttttcgcttcAGTTTTCATGtaccatcacattttcaactccacTAATAGTTTATTCACAAAACCTGTTGCATTGAATAGCAAaatgcctactctggtcttggcacttatgctctagccaacagctcgcagctACAGTGAGGATAAGAtatctacattatgagattattatggataagagcgagaatatttgtatttgtcaaatggcagtcaagcatcgatcatcatgtcaccagaataagaccttcTATATTTATTGGacaggagcatcaagatcacagtgcacttcaccaccctgtgaagttcaccataacttatttaatctgtaccctaataaactgcatggtttcctgacGAGTCATAGTGAGACCCATACCATATCATATCATCGTGTGACTataagtttacttcgatatgatggctattatatcaatatttgcgcataaagcaGGGTCGGCGTTATGGGCGGGCCAATGCACTACCGAACCTCCTTGCCTATCCAAATAAAATATggaaatattgatcatttatttgaccgagatgcgcgccgacagaaagacgcatcaatctcagataaagcatccgagcgagcaaaacagcgcccctctgtctccgtAAGTGTAGACCATgtgtctgatgctgtctggacaaaaggagtatggcatgtcatacttttTCTGGCCAGACagaatcagatacatgggctacatatagtaaGACTGAGGGGCGCTGTTCCGCACTCTCGCAAAAATCTGTCCTGAAATaaacccaatgcgtttctatgggcataATATGCAGACCTTGTCGCCTGCATTCCCgactttgggacaacgactcgcattgttagggcggagacctgagcatctcgtcattatatacactTGCGAATTAGAAAGGAATATGTgtgcactgttcggatgctgCCTTTCCCTAACGTAAATTGATGTTTTGCCAAAATTacataattactcctgtctaaataaaataattcaaaatacttTACCAGAGAgcttgacttagccacagaggatcattagcttatttttttacaaaaatggctgtggattgtttcaaatcacaaatCGATGCCTATTTTCGAAGCCTGCAATTTGGGCAGCACATGTGGCAATATGCCTAGCAGATTATTGAGTTgcagctgtcagtgaaaagcatctaaaaagtgtgaagataatgtgtcttcaGAATAATTTACACTGAAacaaaatatgaacgcaacatgtaatgtgttggtcatatatttcatgagctgacataacaaatcccagaaatgttccacatgcacaaaaagcttatttctctcaaatgatgtgcacaaatttgtttacatccctgatagtgagcatttctcctttgccaagataatccatctacctgacaggtgtggcatatcaagaagctgattaaacagcactatcattacataggtgcaccttgtgctgtggtcaataaaaggccactttaaaaatgtgcagttttgtcacacaacacaatgccacagatgtctcaagttttgagggagcgtgcatttggcatgctgactgcaggaacgtccacaagagctgttgccagatatttgaatgttaatttctctaccataaaatgtaaaaataagatgtcgccaacgttgttttagagaatttggcagtacgtccaccTGGCCatacaaccacagaccatgtgtaaccacgccagcccaggaccgacacatccggcttcttcacctacgggatcgtctgagggggtgttctgagtagtatttctgtctgtaataaagcccttttgttgggaaaatctcattctgattggctgggcctggctccccagtgggtgggcctggctgccaagtgggtaggcctatgccctcccaggcccacccatggctgcacccctgcccagtcatgtgaaatccatctattagggcctaatttatttatttcaattgacttatttccttatatgaactgtaactcagtaaaatctttgaaattgttgcatgttgcgtttatatttttgctcagtataaaatgttgagacaagaagaaggggaggggtgtgtgctGAAGATATGGGCGTCTttctccagaatgcatgcactcagctctccagaatgtgctTCGCTGTCTCCCGCCAATGCGTGCACATCAATTGTTACATTGTGTGAATTATTTGCCCTTTGATTGTTTCTTTTTTATCAATTCCTCATTACATATGCAACTAGTAGGTCTAGTAAATGTACcgttaatccccgtcatttggttacattaattaCTGTTAATGCATGAATAACAGtaatttaccgttctcattctcgAGTGGAAACGGTGTTTGCaaagttcacaacctgctacac
The nucleotide sequence above comes from Coregonus clupeaformis isolate EN_2021a unplaced genomic scaffold, ASM2061545v1 scaf1412, whole genome shotgun sequence. Encoded proteins:
- the LOC121558086 gene encoding carcinoembryonic antigen-related cell adhesion molecule 5-like isoform X2; the protein is MYNMPKLMLIRLCFWLCLARTVVSGDDLYHKVGGEVLLKPDKSTVPGPITSILWKHGKNKVAEWDKDFGGLEIYAAFKERTTLNQATGELRIRGLTKTDSGVYSVEFNGKLLDKTYKLSVIKEVPKPTITSSCNTNKTSCTLTCEGDTTDAEPVTYNWKVGEGAWEVLDKHHTVSKSDTGNSNSGSKYLCKMKNSAGEGEVSEPVGQVFGPEAVPKPTITSSCNANKSSCTLTCEGDTTGAEPVTYSWKVGEGAWEVIGKHLTVSKSDTGNSNSGSKYLCKMKNSAGEGEVSEPVGQVFGPEAVPKPTITSSCNANKTSCTLTCEGNTTDAEPVTYNWKVGEGAWEVIGKHHTVSKSDTGNSNSGSKYLCKMKNSAGEGEVSEPVGQVFGPEAVPKPTITSSCNANKTSCTLTCEGDTTDAEPITYSWKVGEGAWEVLDKQMNVFKSDTGKSTNSYKYICKLNNSVSGEASEPVGEVFDPKAVPKPTITSSCNSNKTSCTLTCEGDATGAEPITYSWKVGEGAWEVIGKHMVVSKSDTGKSTNSYKYFCKLKNSAGEGEASEPVGQVFGPEPSEVGVGGVVAGVVVTILVLVATIIVWLVWKKKNGYPQDPWIDFLRKFCGEMCGSDGVQPEQGVTLTANPKTGEYDNDKAVKGQENGDEPSGSNSPKDESKPEEHHLNLLRAADDS
- the LOC121558086 gene encoding carcinoembryonic antigen-related cell adhesion molecule 5-like isoform X3; the encoded protein is MYNMPKLMLIRLCFWLCLARTVVSGDDLYHKVGGEVLLKPDKSTVPGPITSILWKHGKNKVAEWDKDFGGLEIYAAFKERTTLNQATGELRIRGLTKTDSGVYSVEFNGKLLDKTYKLSVIKEVPKPTITSSCNTNKTSCTLTCEGDTTDAEPVTYNWKVGEGAWEVLDKHHTVSKSDTGNSNSGSKYLCKMKNSAGEGEVSEPVGQVFGPEAVPKPTITSSCNANKSSCTLTCEGDTTGAEPVTYSWKVGEGAWEVIGKHLTVSKSDTGNSNSGSKYLCKMKNSAGEGEVSEPVGQVFGPEAVPKPTITSSCNANKTSCTLTCEGNTTDAEPVTYNWKVGEGAWEVIGKHHTVSKSDTGNSNSGSKYLCKMKNSAGEGEVSEPVGQVFGPEAVPKPTITSSCNANKTSCTLTCEGDTTDAEPITYSWKVGEGAWEVLDKQMNVFKSDTGKSTNSYKYICKLNNSVSGEASEPVGEVFDPKAVPKPTITSSCNSNKTSCTLTCEGDATGAEPITYSWKVGEGAWEVIGKHMVVSKSDTGKSTNSYKYFCKLKNSAGEGEASEPVGQVFGPEPSEVGVGGVVAGVVVTILVLVATIIVWLVWKKKNGYPQDPWIDFLRKFCGEMCGSDGVQPEQGVTLTANPKTGEYDNDKAVKGQENGEHHLNLLRAADDS
- the LOC121558086 gene encoding carcinoembryonic antigen-related cell adhesion molecule 5-like isoform X1; the encoded protein is MYNMPKLMLIRLCFWLCLARTVVSGDDLYHKVGGEVLLKPDKSTVPGPITSILWKHGKNKVAEWDKDFGGLEIYAAFKERTTLNQATGELRIRGLTKTDSGVYSVEFNGKLLDKTYKLSVIKEVPKPTITSSCNTNKTSCTLTCEGDTTDAEPVTYNWKVGEGAWEVLDKHHTVSKSDTGNSNSGSKYLCKMKNSAGEGEVSEPVGQVFGPEAVPKPTITSSCNANKSSCTLTCEGDTTGAEPVTYSWKVGEGAWEVIGKHLTVSKSDTGNSNSGSKYLCKMKNSAGEGEVSEPVGQVFGPEAVPKPTITSSCNANKTSCTLTCEGNTTDAEPVTYNWKVGEGAWEVIGKHHTVSKSDTGNSNSGSKYLCKMKNSAGEGEVSEPVGQVFGPEAVPKPTITSSCNANKTSCTLTCEGDTTDAEPITYSWKVGEGAWEVLDKQMNVFKSDTGKSTNSYKYICKLNNSVSGEASEPVGEVFDPKAVPKPTITSSCNSNKTSCTLTCEGDATGAEPITYSWKVGEGAWEVIGKHMVVSKSDTGKSTNSYKYFCKLKNSAGEGEASEPVGQVFGPEPSEVGVGGVVAGVVVTILVLVATIIVWLVWKKKNGYPQDPWIDFLRKFCGEMCGSDGVQPEQGVTLTANPKTGEYDNDKAVKGQENGADEPSGSNSPKDESKPEEHHLNLLRAADDS